The DNA segment TTTTGCAGCATCAGAAGGCTTCAGCACTGCCCATGGCAGATTGCGCGAAGCATCGCTATTGTCGGCGGGTAATACCGGCAGGTCATCCGTCATCGCGTTCGCCGCCAGCGGTTGTAGCTGATAATCTTTCAGCGCAGCAAGCGTGGCATCATTGAGCAGGGCTACGCCGTTGTTGTCAAAAATCTGCACAACCTGAAGCGTTTTACCTTCGTTTTGCGTCACCCAAAGGCGGTTACCTTGTTGCAATAATTGCGGCTTGTTGGCTTTTACGGTCACAACCTGATTATCGGCACCGATAATCATCACACCTTTACTGCCCTGAACAATGACTGCCTTACCCCAGACCAGAACATTTTCGGACTGATCGGCAGGAATATCCTGCACTTTTTCGAGCTTGCTGTTGAGCAACTGTTTTGAATTATCGTTCGCCGTCACCAGCCAACTTCCCGTGGACAGCGGACGGAGGGATTTATACTGTTCTTTGCTCAGAGAAACACCCTGGCGATCAACAAAAGCCCAGTCATTCTTGTTTTTCACCGCAACCACATCATCGTTAAGCAGTGGCTCGTCACGGGTCTTAAGAATCATCGGGTCAATGGCCCATTCACCATTTTCGTTGAGATAACCCCAGAATCCGTCGTTGGCAGTATCGCGCTTCTTAGCCGGAATCAGCCCTGATCGCGGTAAATCAAGCGCCATGACATCATCGGGTAATGGCAAAGAACGATCGGTGGCAGCATTCCACAACGCAGGAGAAACCTGAACCTGTACGCTTGCAAGTGCCTGCCCTTGCACAAAACCGTTGGTATCTGGAGAAGCTGCAAATGGCAGAGTTTTAATGACTTGCCCTTTGCGGTTGATCATCACCAGACGATTGTCCGTTACCACCAGCGCGGTACCCTGCGCATTAAAATCGGTGGCGCGAGAGAAACTCGGCTCAATCGCCCAGTTCCCTTTTTTATCGATATAACCGAACTTATCGCCCTTTTTAACAGCGGCTACGTCATTGACAAATCCGCGCGCTTCACTGAAAGCGGGTTTAATGACCATATGCCCGGTGGTATCGACAAAACCCCACAACGGTTCACGGCTCAGCCCTACCTGAACAGGTGAAAGCCCCTGCTGGAAAGGTAACTGGCAGTCTTTTGCCGTTTTCGCATTGCCACATGCCCGTAATAACGCTTCATCCGCATGTACCGGCAGGCTAAAAGTCGCGTTCAGAATCAAAGCTAATGCGCTGAAATTTCTGAAGTGTTTAAATGTTTCGGAGCAAATCATCCGATGCCCTTATGACTGAATAAGATTAGAAAGTGTAGCGCACACTCTTTTCGTGACCCGCTAAATCAGCGAGTTTGACGGCAAAAAATCCGATAATAATCAATTTCAAGCGTGCACACATGCCAGACCCCATAGGGTGTCAGCTTGCGAAAGAAAAAGCAGCTATTTTATTACTCTGTAACGAATGAAAATCCTTGATCATTAAGGTTCACGATAACCCAGCAATGTTACCTCCCGGATTGTTTTCCTTACCCGCTGTTAACTGCCCCTCCACAACACGCTCTGGTGAGAAAATTTTAATCATGTTCGTTAACAACCAGGCGACGACTTATTCACGAAACTTTGATTGAATCTTATAACTATTGATTAAGGTCATTATTTCGCCACCTTTAGTCTGCTTTTATAAGTTAAAGCACGTTATGTGACTCACATCACTCCCAGCTTCTGTGGCTTAAATCCTGGCAGTGTCCGGTTACAGTGTATTTCAGGTACTTCACTTATCATTGAGGGAAAGTCATGCCAATTGTTCGAGCCAGATTAAGTCTGTTTGGAGGCGATACTGTCGTCATACGTTGTTCAGAAAAATGTCATATCCATCTTATGTGTGAAAATGACGCAGAGCTAAAGGGACGTCAAACCGGTTTCGGTGATGTCCTCACCGTAAATAATCAAAATACGGCTTATGTCGGCATTCCTTATAAAGGGATCTGGAGCGTCCTTATTGATTCTCAATGCGACTCCCTCGAGCATTCTATTACCTACCTTCCTGCCTGAATTCAACCTCACACATTTAAAAATGTCTTATCTGGCAGGTCACCTTTCGCCTGCCAGATATTCGCAAATCGCCTTTGAGTCGGTCTACTGCACAAATCATTTTTTGGAAGACATCGCAGAAAATACTTTAATCACTTACATCAGTTACATAGCGGTATTGAATTGAACATTCCAGAGTCGATGTAAACCTCCTCATGTGCGTTAATTAGTGATTGCCAGCCCTCACTGCACACTGCATTCTGTTTGAACTCACAGGCACAAACAGATACTGATAATGACTCAAAAAACACTTTGCACTCTCGATGACGTGGTCGATCTCGCGCCGGGGCTGCGTGAAATTCGCCAGCACCTGCACCAACATCCCGAACTTTCCAATGAAGAATCTGCTACTGCGGCATTAGTTGCGGATAAACTGCGCGCACTGGGTTATCAGGTCACCACCGGCGTGGGCGGATACGGTGTCGTTGGCACACTAAAATCAGGCTCGGGCAGTGGCAGTATTGGCATTCGTGCAGACATGGATGCCCTGCCGATCACTGAACAAACCGGAGTCAGCTATGCCAGCCAGACGTCGGGTAAAATGCATGCCTGCGGTCATGATGGCCACACCTCTATGCTGCTCGGCGCGGCGGAACAGCTGGCACGCAGCAAAAACTTTTCTGGCACTGTGCATCTGATTTTTCAGCCCGCTGAAGAAATCGGTTTTAACAGCGGTGCAGAACGCATGCTGGCTGAGAATTTGTTCGATCGCTTCCCTTGCGACGCCGTATACGGTTTACATAATCATCCGGGCTATCCGGTGGGGAAAATGATGTTCCGTTCAGGCCCGTTTATGGCCGCCTGCGATACGGTAAATATCACCCTTTTCGGCAAAGGCGGACACGCCGCGCGCCCGCATATGGCAGTGGATCCTATTTTGGTTGCCGGCAGTCTGGTGGTTGCATTGCAGTCGATTGTGTCACGCAGTATTGACCCGAATGAGACGGCGGTAGTGACCATCGGTTCACTGCATGCCGGCCATGCCTCGAATGTCATACCTGAGACAGCGCGTCTGGAAATGAGCGTGCGCTCGTTCGATGCCGGTGTGCGGAAAATTCTCGAAGAGCGTATCCGGACGTTGGTCGAAAACCATGCTGCCGGTTATGGTGCGCGTGCCAAGATCGAGTATGTGCCGGGATATCCGGTTCTGGTCAATCACGACAAAGAAACCGCGTTTGCGTGCGAAGTGGCAAAGGAGCTGCTGGGTGCAGAGAACGTCGTGGAGAACTTGCCGCCGATTTCAGGCAGTGAAGACTTCGCCTATTTCCTTCAACAAAAACCAGGCTGCTTCCTGCGACTGGGGAACGGCGACAGTGCTGCGCTGCATAATCCGGCTTATGACTTTAACGATGAAAGCCTGACATTTGGCGCAGCGTACTGGACACGTCTGGTCGAGCGGTATTTGACGAATTGACGTTCTACTGCCTCTTCAACGGCAGAAACCAAACCAGCGCAAGCCAAGATGAAAATGATTGGCGTGCGCTGCGTTGTAATCCGGTCCGATCGAATTTCCGAAGTAAAGGCAGCTTTGCGTAAAAAGAGTATGGATAAACTGCCCTTCGCCACTGGTTTGTGACCATTGTTTCAAGACCGTCAGCTGTCGCCCGTCTTTCAAACGGAATCCGGCAATATCCAGCGCTTCCGCCGTTGCATGTTCACTCAGTCGGGCATTCGGTTTGTTATAAATATTGCGACAAGCGTAACTACCCAAATGATCGATACGTACCAACGGTGAACGCAGTACTTCAGTTGCCAGTGGCTTCGCTACCTGCGAAACAAACATCGCACTGCTTAGCGCCAGACGACAGCTTGCCAGATAGCTCGAACTCAGTGACACATCCCCAAACCCTCGCACCCGGACAGGATCCTTCAGCGGACACCTCCCGCCCATATTCCCGACAG comes from the Enterobacteriaceae bacterium Kacie_13 genome and includes:
- a CDS encoding amidohydrolase, with the protein product MTQKTLCTLDDVVDLAPGLREIRQHLHQHPELSNEESATAALVADKLRALGYQVTTGVGGYGVVGTLKSGSGSGSIGIRADMDALPITEQTGVSYASQTSGKMHACGHDGHTSMLLGAAEQLARSKNFSGTVHLIFQPAEEIGFNSGAERMLAENLFDRFPCDAVYGLHNHPGYPVGKMMFRSGPFMAACDTVNITLFGKGGHAARPHMAVDPILVAGSLVVALQSIVSRSIDPNETAVVTIGSLHAGHASNVIPETARLEMSVRSFDAGVRKILEERIRTLVENHAAGYGARAKIEYVPGYPVLVNHDKETAFACEVAKELLGAENVVENLPPISGSEDFAYFLQQKPGCFLRLGNGDSAALHNPAYDFNDESLTFGAAYWTRLVERYLTN
- a CDS encoding extensin; amino-acid sequence: MRYWIGLTTILIVLISFALWIAERIPAAYNPMAPISVSDSPNLITRYKLRRLDNNPQGCLEALERAQAAGAIQFTSVGNMGGRCPLKDPVRVRGFGDVSLSSSYLASCRLALSSAMFVSQVAKPLATEVLRSPLVRIDHLGSYACRNIYNKPNARLSEHATAEALDIAGFRLKDGRQLTVLKQWSQTSGEGQFIHTLFTQSCLYFGNSIGPDYNAAHANHFHLGLRWFGFCR